The following proteins come from a genomic window of Schistocerca gregaria isolate iqSchGreg1 chromosome X, iqSchGreg1.2, whole genome shotgun sequence:
- the LOC126297500 gene encoding uncharacterized protein LOC126297500, which translates to MDLFSLLIRMFAVLKEPTANSGNFTTVVNGYELPDRQFKNVAVFSQVSKASLTVDNSAVSADMGDFTEQYHELNLTKKTSVIQTTDTLRSEVETVEHIQMYTTDSYVTGIGNLKQDYDEFSVTTEQAEMGTLTPQSERYTTVGNDSSVSQMENMPLCVSTTVLQLTTIMIILLGAALIIASIWRMWIYYFRFLSVEYNIIYTMQYSNGEFLTVEYHDTVTVYSA; encoded by the exons ATGGATTTATTCTCTCTTTTGATAAGAATGTTTG CTGTTCTTAAGGAACCTACAGCAAATTCTGGGAATTTCACAACCGTCGTTAATGGCTATGAGCTGCCTGATCGTCAATTTAA gaatgTTGCAGTCTTCAGCCAAGTCTCAAAAGCATCACTGACAGTTGATAATTCCGCAGTATCTGCTGACATGGGGGACTTTACTGAACAGTATCATGAACTTAATTTGACCAAGAAGACTAGTGTTATTCAGACCACAGACACACTGAGATCTGAAGTGGAAACTGTGGAGCATATCCAAATGTATACCACAGACTCATATGTTACTGGGATAGGAAACCTCAAACAAGATTATGATGAGTTCAGTGTGACAACAGAACAAGCTGAAATGGGCACACTCACCCCTCAATCAGAGCGCTATACAACAGTAGGAAATGACTCATCAGTATCACAGATGGAAAACATGCCCTTGTGTGTATCTACCACTGTTCTCCAATTAACCACAATCATGATAATATTACTCGGTGCTGCTCTAATCATAGCATCCATCTGGAGAATGTGGATCTACTATTTTAGATTCCTCTCTGTTGAGTATAATATTATATACACAATGCAGTACAGTAATGGAGAATTCCTTACTGTCGAATATCATGATACAGTTACTGTTTACAGTGCTTAA